The Saprospiraceae bacterium genome includes a window with the following:
- a CDS encoding activator of HSP90 ATPase 1 family protein: MKRVKLDLEFIFRASPAILYTFITTPACLVRWYCDEVDIQNDTFSFYWSGSRERAHMIDDIEEERVRFHWDHADDEDEYLEFRMYKSDVTNETVLEITDFCDEDEVQETKDIWSNLMTELKKECGG, encoded by the coding sequence ATGAAAAGAGTTAAGTTAGATTTAGAATTTATTTTCAGAGCGTCACCGGCGATTCTATATACCTTCATTACGACACCTGCGTGTCTGGTGAGATGGTACTGTGATGAAGTTGACATTCAAAATGATACTTTTTCCTTCTATTGGTCTGGTTCGAGAGAAAGGGCCCATATGATAGACGATATTGAAGAAGAGCGGGTAAGATTCCATTGGGATCATGCAGATGATGAAGATGAATATCTCGAATTCAGAATGTACAAATCAGATGTCACAAATGAAACTGTATTGGAAATAACCGACTTTTGTGATGAAGATGAAGTGCAGGAAACCAAGGATATCTGGTCTAATCTGATGACTGAGTTAAAAAAAGAATGCGGCGGATAA
- a CDS encoding class I SAM-dependent RNA methyltransferase, with product MRLLHFKKNSVSLKFIAKTLAGLESVLLEELQELGATGLLKLSRAVMFEGDKNLMYKSNLWLRTCLKVLIWQKEFEVPSEAALYNEVKKIPWEDYITPDQTFAVDSVVNSEKYRHSNFIALKAKDAIVDRFREKFGKRPDVDTTNPHLRINIHIRETTCTVSIDSSGDSLHYRGNRVQTVEAPLNEVLAAGLVLLSGWDKKEPLIDPMCGSGTILMEAVKIMLNLPAQTKDRFYAFMHFKDFDQKEWDKISEKSFLSIANNEMLIKGFDIMRKNIQAAKENVEDAGMSQFIQLEVQDFFESEKTNGSTLIFNPPYNERLQESDIIAFYKHIGDKLKKDYTSCKAWILSGHIEGLKNLGLRASSKIKLNNGGIPAEFHKFELYEGSKKAKNQNTL from the coding sequence ATTCGGTTATTACACTTTAAAAAAAATTCGGTTTCATTGAAATTTATTGCAAAAACATTAGCTGGTCTGGAATCTGTCCTTCTGGAAGAACTTCAGGAATTGGGAGCTACCGGTTTGTTAAAACTGAGCAGGGCTGTAATGTTTGAAGGTGATAAAAATCTGATGTATAAATCTAATTTGTGGTTGCGAACCTGCCTCAAGGTACTAATTTGGCAGAAAGAATTTGAAGTGCCATCAGAAGCAGCCTTGTACAATGAAGTGAAAAAAATTCCTTGGGAAGATTATATAACGCCTGATCAGACATTTGCAGTTGATTCTGTGGTAAATTCGGAAAAATATCGTCACTCCAATTTTATTGCATTAAAGGCAAAAGATGCTATTGTCGATAGATTCAGAGAGAAATTCGGCAAAAGACCTGATGTTGACACGACCAATCCCCACCTCAGGATCAATATACATATACGGGAAACTACCTGTACCGTCAGTATAGACAGTTCAGGTGATTCTCTTCACTATCGTGGCAACCGGGTACAGACAGTGGAAGCTCCTCTGAATGAAGTATTGGCAGCAGGTCTGGTATTATTAAGCGGTTGGGATAAAAAAGAACCACTGATAGATCCGATGTGTGGTTCGGGAACCATCCTGATGGAAGCTGTAAAAATCATGTTGAACCTCCCTGCTCAGACAAAAGACAGATTTTACGCATTTATGCATTTTAAAGATTTTGATCAGAAAGAATGGGATAAAATCTCTGAAAAAAGTTTTCTGTCAATTGCAAATAATGAAATGCTTATCAAAGGATTTGATATAATGCGTAAAAATATACAGGCAGCCAAAGAAAATGTAGAAGATGCCGGAATGAGTCAATTTATCCAACTTGAAGTGCAGGACTTTTTTGAATCAGAAAAAACAAATGGATCAACATTGATTTTTAATCCGCCTTACAATGAAAGGCTTCAGGAATCAGATATTATTGCCTTTTACAAACATATCGGTGATAAACTGAAAAAAGACTACACTTCCTGTAAAGCATGGATACTGAGTGGACATATTGAAGGATTGAAAAATCTCGGGCTACGGGCATCATCTAAGATAAAACTGAATAACGGAGGCATTCCTGCTGAATTTCATAAATTTGAATTATATGAAGGTAGCAAAAAAGCAAAGAATCAAAACACTTTGTAG
- the bshB1 gene encoding bacillithiol biosynthesis deacetylase BshB1, which yields MKVDILAIGVHPDDIELSCSGTLLSHIDQGFTVGLCDLTQGELGTRGSAEIRLIEADNARKLMGAFFRENLKMKDGFFTHSEESLKNIIRIIRSSKPSIVLANAIADRHPDHGRAAKLIADACFYSGLSKIVTLDDEGQEQLPWRPKAVYHYVQDKNLKADFVFDISKYMDKKMDLIRCFGTQFFNPESQEPETPISTSDFLEFMVAKNKNFGRDPGFLYAEAFTVNRDIGVKNLFDLL from the coding sequence ATGAAGGTAGATATATTAGCCATTGGAGTGCATCCGGACGATATAGAATTGAGTTGCAGCGGGACGCTTCTCAGCCATATTGATCAGGGTTTTACAGTAGGTCTTTGTGATTTGACTCAAGGTGAATTGGGAACAAGAGGTAGTGCTGAAATTAGGCTCATTGAAGCTGATAATGCACGGAAACTGATGGGAGCCTTTTTTCGGGAAAATCTGAAAATGAAAGATGGATTCTTTACCCATAGCGAAGAAAGTCTAAAGAATATCATACGAATAATACGCAGTTCGAAACCATCCATTGTCCTGGCAAATGCTATTGCAGACAGACACCCGGATCACGGTCGTGCAGCAAAATTAATCGCAGATGCATGTTTTTACAGTGGATTGTCAAAGATTGTGACTTTGGACGATGAAGGACAGGAACAATTGCCCTGGAGACCCAAAGCAGTTTATCACTACGTTCAAGACAAAAACCTGAAAGCTGATTTTGTTTTTGATATCAGCAAATACATGGATAAAAAAATGGATTTAATTCGATGTTTCGGCACTCAGTTTTTTAATCCTGAATCACAGGAACCCGAGACACCTATATCCACGTCTGATTTTCTGGAATTTATGGTCGCGAAAAATAAAAACTTCGGAAGAGACCCTGGATTTCTGTATGCAGAAGCCTTTACAGTAAACAGAGATATCGGCGTAAAAAATCTTTTCGATCTCTTATAA
- a CDS encoding ketoacyl-ACP synthase III — protein MKTKIAGIGYYVPENIVTNVDLTKYMDTSDEWIRERTGIEERRYAHKHSETTSSLGKKAAEIAIDRAGIQKEDIDFIIFATLSPDYYFPGCGVLLQRELGITGSEAGALDIRNQCSGFVYGLSIADQFIKTGMYKNILLVGAEMHSMGLDFSDEGRAVTVIFGDGAGAVVLQPTEKEGQGILTTHLHANGTHAEELAMINPGSHGGYHGEIEKYGFPSKDIPGGLFVTQKMVDDNMLSPNMNGQLVFKTAVTKFPEVINKALNTCGLTTADIDLLVPHQANLRISQFVQRALRLPDEKVVSNIQKYGNTTAASIPIALCEAYENGRVKEGDLICLAAFGSGFTWGSALIRW, from the coding sequence ATGAAAACAAAGATCGCTGGAATCGGCTATTATGTACCTGAGAATATAGTAACTAATGTAGATCTTACTAAATACATGGATACTTCTGATGAATGGATAAGAGAACGCACTGGGATAGAAGAACGTCGCTATGCACATAAACATTCAGAAACGACATCTTCGCTGGGCAAAAAGGCGGCGGAAATAGCCATTGATAGAGCGGGTATTCAGAAGGAAGATATCGATTTTATCATATTTGCTACATTAAGTCCTGATTACTATTTTCCGGGATGTGGAGTTTTATTGCAACGAGAACTCGGAATCACCGGTAGTGAAGCGGGAGCGTTGGATATCAGGAATCAATGTTCAGGATTTGTATATGGATTGTCTATTGCTGACCAGTTTATAAAGACAGGAATGTATAAAAATATACTTCTGGTCGGTGCTGAAATGCACTCTATGGGGCTTGACTTTTCTGATGAGGGTAGGGCAGTGACAGTAATTTTCGGGGATGGAGCCGGAGCTGTGGTATTGCAACCGACAGAAAAGGAAGGACAGGGGATTCTTACTACACATCTCCATGCAAATGGCACTCATGCAGAAGAACTGGCAATGATAAATCCCGGTTCACATGGGGGCTATCACGGAGAAATCGAAAAATATGGATTTCCATCAAAAGATATTCCGGGAGGGTTATTTGTAACTCAAAAGATGGTGGATGACAATATGCTCTCTCCTAATATGAATGGACAACTGGTTTTCAAAACTGCAGTTACGAAATTCCCGGAAGTAATCAACAAAGCATTAAACACTTGTGGACTTACTACTGCTGACATAGATTTATTGGTTCCACATCAGGCCAATCTTCGGATCAGTCAGTTTGTGCAAAGAGCTTTGAGATTGCCGGACGAAAAAGTTGTTAGCAACATTCAGAAATATGGCAACACCACTGCGGCATCCATTCCTATTGCACTGTGTGAAGCATACGAAAACGGTAGAGTCAAAGAAGGAGATTTAATTTGTCTGGCAGCTTTCGGCAGTGGTTTTACCTGGGGAAGTGCACTCATCAGGTGGTAA
- a CDS encoding PorP/SprF family type IX secretion system membrane protein, with protein MLKYIYTFILLMFLSLRMQAQQIQNSSHINETRLILNPALTAFGNDMIMDGFFRMQWLGFRGAPVTGYASLQYPLLDYNMSGGALLHFDKTGPVSKVGVQLNYAYKVKELIGRDDQLSLGISANFQQYSFNGGNEIFNESSDPLISRNSATSFFPSLGFGFFYNSNMRKRKRDNSFYTGFAINQIYSTDVLVEGRNQVREKHMNFIIGGRFYNYNSFIEPSLSANMVNPDILDIIYTLKYEMENSFWFGAGYAGSGMASVQGGVILDKFGNRHSSLRIGVLGTFGIGSGLNTLGTGYEFYIAYHFDMK; from the coding sequence ATGCTGAAATATATTTACACTTTTATTCTTCTGATGTTTTTGTCCCTTAGAATGCAGGCACAGCAAATCCAGAATTCCAGTCATATTAATGAAACACGTCTTATCCTGAATCCGGCACTGACAGCATTCGGAAATGATATGATCATGGATGGCTTTTTCAGGATGCAGTGGTTAGGTTTCAGAGGTGCTCCGGTGACCGGTTATGCTTCATTACAATATCCATTATTGGATTACAATATGAGTGGCGGAGCATTATTACATTTTGACAAAACAGGACCTGTAAGCAAAGTAGGAGTGCAACTAAATTATGCCTACAAAGTCAAGGAATTAATAGGTAGGGATGATCAGTTGTCATTAGGGATTTCTGCCAATTTTCAACAATACAGTTTCAACGGTGGAAATGAAATATTTAATGAAAGCAGTGATCCCTTAATTTCAAGAAACAGTGCTACTTCATTTTTTCCATCCTTAGGTTTCGGTTTCTTTTATAATTCAAATATGAGAAAACGAAAACGGGATAACAGTTTTTATACTGGTTTTGCTATAAATCAGATATACTCGACAGATGTATTAGTTGAGGGAAGGAATCAGGTGAGAGAAAAACATATGAATTTTATAATCGGCGGACGCTTTTATAACTATAATAGTTTTATTGAACCTTCATTATCAGCCAATATGGTAAATCCGGACATTTTGGATATCATTTACACGCTGAAATATGAAATGGAAAATTCATTTTGGTTTGGTGCAGGATATGCAGGTTCAGGAATGGCCTCTGTGCAGGGTGGAGTCATTCTGGATAAGTTCGGAAACAGACATTCGAGTCTGAGAATAGGCGTTTTGGGCACTTTCGGAATAGGATCTGGTTTGAACACATTGGGTACAGGGTATGAATTTTATATCGCATATCATTTTGATATGAAATAA
- a CDS encoding gliding motility-associated C-terminal domain-containing protein, with product MIRLLCLLFISSAFQHFVSGQITPSIQDEIVIISEPSTGKREKIDIAISAELDRLKNSFERNKSQDIYLPLYGQQRKFSLTPNQLLEDVFKRENPEILTFDLLSEDYPDAYGSVTISPYGLFVNIFGIGEMISIYPEHMFKTTTHIVEYGVQLDLPALSSFCGHDHSSDVDFEKQKPHFRPVSQNGLNIGVQRYTYRVAIVCTGEFYLANGGNSIAVSTVIINTMNAISAIFTNEMSFRLQVGALLKLYENPSTDPFIPDETPGADSRPVQAGNAVQLNFNQAIYDIGHVFHKHTNGDGWSSGGVAALRSVCSNFSNPGGPVRKAQGWSGSFSNTGNGWINLATHEFGHQFGANHTFNGIGGSCTDAISSSNAYEIGSGTTIMSYQGICDSPQNIPSLGAADNYFHARSISEMAAYVYSGTGGTCGNPINSTNNLPIVSAKPCNAVYTIPRRTPFYLNAVASDPDNDLLTYCWEQVDEDGTGTPTQGFIGTQAGNSAIAPLFRSYPPTTDSYRYFPSLDVLSTSGTSEFEVLPNVVRTLNFNVAVRDNRSGNGAQANDDVSIMVANSGPFVVTRPQGGETLTAGNTENFTWNVNGSAGLCNNIRIKLSLDGGKSYNITLAENIPYSNGTASFLLPSTIVGGSTARIMMECMDYDCFRFFAVSTSNFTIASFCFASQSFVCPTTKVVMDQGAPGLNLTGMRKTEGQIITSKARTIMASSPTMRLGGWNDSETACTLTAGNFGYSPITIVPEETGTYNFGVDITGNDDGRAVITVYRANFNPANPCASFVGSNVLIGATQLSMRGAFSVNLTACTEYVVVFSNTRSLPRTSTVTSITGPGKIIEKNANPDQLYTTTYVAVNITNNVVQFVTADPDFRNMPDGNFRVYSVSHLSSVGAETFLNNTLSQLLGSQCVYFSPNFREFEIKASCKINSVTTTVQSQCNPVNNTFNQSLILEYTKPPVTGQLNVNGQLFDITTSPQTVVLTNLLSEGQDINLNVFFTANTGCSFNLDNAFKAPENCCPFDIPLEAERLICAGAGTILDAGPDGETYEWFRDGVPLSLNTRTLDVQTVGLYSVNVINSTGCKKSTEINIRSENRPFVNMPQNIVICDGTNYLLEANLTSILPINKLEWFKDGVLIPGQTNTNLQVIESGTYVLEVTNTAGCKGNAISEITFDVTPTVNLGNDINGCVGNAVVLNAGDEGDTYKWFRDGEIISGEVLSTLSVDISGTYTVEVLNSGLCAANDMILVRFFESPVILDFPLTLQACQGEIINLTADVSGFSGLQWFYEGNPISGSDTPSLMINNSGLYSIEAVNLGGCTTKRDVSVEFKSIPEIGFQNNITACIGFEVLLSATNIASTYAWARNGIVLPENTASISVFQSGIYSVTVTNEFGCKASDTSDILFVTGPSLTLGPDRTICQGENLSIVATSNGSEIRWLRDGEVLTGQSDFTLNVTQTGEYIAIVKGGMPVCEVRDTVFVTVNVRPNVFLGDDRTICRGVDLTLDAGSALTSYRWTLNGNFLSDTRTVDVTQTGLYRVEVTNSFNCSGSDEVNIRISELPILDFPATFDICEGNSISISPTTNAVSFQWFKDNVILPGQTSAVLMVNQSGTYKLVGSNADNCSVEKSALVTVRPLPQVNLGTDISLCPDETVTLDAGAHQSYNWSNGAVTQSININAGMPTTLQTQSYSVIVTNMFNCTAMDEIKISVSPVVTGSIASDKPGVCNGEPVTLTVSGGKFYLWSGPQGTISDLNGKSTIVTPESTSIYTVVISDDCPGNTDTKTIEIKVFEPVDITAGNDTCVILGRSIRLNASGGIRYDWDNKDLIEGPSNIANPVIRPTAETLFSVNITDRNGCIYTDDVLVCIIEDPLKFFKAVSIITPNGDGMNDDLYFAGLEAFPDNTLVIYNRWGNVVYQANGYQDRTQNLFDGHRNGERLPADTYYYVLSFNGEVFKSSLTILWD from the coding sequence ATGATAAGGTTACTTTGTTTGTTATTTATATCATCAGCCTTTCAGCATTTTGTCTCAGGTCAGATTACTCCTTCAATCCAGGATGAAATTGTGATCATTTCTGAACCATCTACCGGTAAAAGAGAGAAAATAGATATAGCCATATCAGCAGAGTTAGACAGATTAAAAAATTCCTTTGAACGAAATAAGTCTCAGGATATTTATCTCCCTTTGTACGGACAACAAAGAAAGTTTAGTCTGACGCCCAATCAACTTTTAGAGGATGTGTTTAAACGCGAAAACCCCGAAATCCTGACTTTTGATTTACTTTCTGAAGACTATCCGGATGCTTATGGTTCCGTCACTATCTCTCCCTACGGACTATTTGTCAATATATTTGGCATCGGAGAGATGATCAGTATTTATCCTGAACATATGTTTAAAACTACAACACACATTGTAGAATATGGCGTTCAACTTGATCTGCCTGCTTTGTCTTCGTTTTGCGGACATGATCATAGTTCGGACGTGGATTTTGAAAAACAAAAACCACATTTTCGACCAGTAAGCCAGAATGGTTTAAATATTGGAGTCCAAAGATACACTTACAGAGTTGCTATCGTGTGTACAGGTGAGTTTTATCTGGCCAACGGAGGAAATAGCATTGCAGTAAGTACAGTCATCATTAATACTATGAATGCGATTAGTGCCATTTTTACCAATGAAATGTCCTTCAGATTGCAGGTGGGAGCATTGTTGAAATTATACGAAAACCCTTCCACAGATCCTTTTATTCCGGATGAAACACCGGGAGCTGATTCCCGACCTGTTCAGGCAGGTAATGCTGTTCAGCTGAATTTTAATCAGGCTATTTATGATATCGGACATGTATTTCACAAACATACCAATGGTGATGGGTGGAGTAGTGGCGGAGTAGCAGCTTTAAGATCGGTGTGCAGCAACTTCAGCAATCCCGGAGGACCTGTCCGAAAAGCACAGGGTTGGAGCGGTTCCTTTTCAAACACAGGTAATGGTTGGATTAATCTGGCGACACATGAATTTGGCCATCAGTTTGGAGCAAATCACACGTTTAATGGAATTGGGGGAAGTTGTACCGACGCTATATCTTCATCAAATGCTTATGAAATTGGTAGCGGAACGACTATCATGTCTTATCAGGGTATTTGTGATTCCCCTCAGAATATTCCTTCTTTAGGAGCAGCAGATAATTATTTTCATGCGAGAAGTATTTCTGAAATGGCTGCTTATGTATATTCCGGCACCGGAGGTACTTGTGGCAATCCTATAAATTCTACCAATAATCTTCCCATTGTATCTGCGAAGCCATGCAATGCAGTTTATACCATTCCAAGAAGAACCCCATTCTATCTCAACGCCGTTGCATCAGATCCGGATAACGACCTTCTTACTTATTGTTGGGAACAAGTCGATGAAGATGGAACAGGAACACCTACTCAAGGATTTATTGGTACTCAGGCAGGAAACAGTGCCATTGCACCATTATTCAGAAGTTATCCGCCTACCACAGATTCATACAGATATTTCCCATCATTAGATGTATTATCTACTTCAGGTACAAGTGAATTTGAAGTATTACCAAATGTAGTAAGGACTTTAAACTTTAATGTAGCTGTCCGGGACAACAGAAGTGGAAACGGAGCTCAGGCAAATGATGACGTCTCAATTATGGTTGCCAATTCAGGTCCTTTTGTTGTTACCCGACCTCAGGGAGGAGAAACATTGACCGCCGGTAATACCGAAAACTTTACCTGGAATGTTAATGGTTCTGCAGGGTTATGCAATAACATCAGGATAAAATTGTCTTTGGATGGTGGTAAAAGCTATAACATAACACTGGCAGAAAATATTCCTTATTCCAATGGTACCGCAAGTTTTTTACTTCCTTCTACTATAGTGGGAGGTTCTACTGCAAGAATTATGATGGAATGTATGGATTATGATTGCTTTCGGTTTTTTGCAGTTTCTACATCCAATTTTACAATTGCATCTTTCTGTTTTGCAAGTCAGAGTTTTGTATGTCCAACTACAAAAGTTGTCATGGATCAAGGGGCACCGGGATTGAACCTGACCGGAATGAGAAAAACAGAAGGACAAATTATTACTTCCAAAGCAAGGACAATTATGGCTTCATCCCCAACCATGAGACTCGGTGGTTGGAACGATTCAGAAACCGCATGTACTCTTACCGCAGGCAATTTTGGATATTCTCCGATTACCATTGTTCCTGAAGAAACAGGAACTTATAATTTCGGTGTAGATATCACGGGCAATGATGACGGAAGAGCCGTTATAACCGTTTATCGAGCTAATTTTAACCCTGCAAATCCTTGTGCTTCTTTTGTGGGTTCCAATGTGCTTATTGGAGCTACTCAATTGTCCATGAGAGGAGCATTTTCTGTAAATCTGACTGCATGTACCGAATATGTGGTTGTTTTTTCAAATACACGATCGTTACCCAGAACATCCACCGTTACAAGCATTACAGGTCCCGGAAAAATTATCGAAAAAAATGCAAACCCGGATCAACTCTATACCACAACTTACGTAGCTGTAAATATAACAAATAATGTTGTCCAATTTGTCACTGCAGACCCTGATTTCAGAAATATGCCGGATGGAAACTTCAGAGTTTATTCAGTTTCTCATCTTTCCAGTGTAGGTGCTGAAACGTTTTTGAATAACACACTCTCCCAGCTTTTAGGAAGTCAATGTGTTTATTTCAGCCCGAATTTCAGAGAATTTGAAATCAAAGCTTCCTGTAAAATAAACAGCGTAACGACAACTGTCCAATCACAATGTAATCCTGTTAACAATACTTTTAATCAGTCCCTTATACTTGAATATACCAAACCTCCGGTTACAGGGCAACTGAATGTCAACGGGCAATTATTTGATATTACAACAAGCCCTCAGACTGTGGTATTGACAAACCTTCTGTCTGAAGGTCAGGATATCAATCTGAATGTATTTTTTACAGCCAATACCGGTTGTTCTTTTAATTTGGATAATGCTTTTAAAGCTCCGGAAAACTGCTGTCCTTTCGATATACCTTTGGAAGCAGAGAGGTTGATATGCGCAGGTGCAGGAACTATTCTTGACGCAGGGCCTGATGGCGAAACTTATGAGTGGTTCAGAGATGGTGTGCCATTAAGTTTGAATACCCGGACTTTAGATGTTCAGACAGTTGGATTATACAGCGTGAACGTAATAAATAGCACAGGTTGTAAAAAAAGTACAGAAATAAATATCCGATCTGAAAACAGACCATTTGTCAATATGCCACAAAATATTGTAATTTGTGATGGTACAAATTATTTATTGGAAGCAAATCTTACTTCTATACTCCCTATCAACAAACTGGAGTGGTTCAAAGATGGAGTGCTTATTCCCGGTCAAACTAATACTAATCTTCAGGTAATAGAGTCCGGAACTTATGTCCTTGAAGTTACTAATACCGCCGGATGTAAGGGAAACGCTATATCAGAAATTACGTTTGATGTAACTCCGACAGTTAACCTGGGTAATGATATCAATGGTTGCGTTGGAAATGCAGTTGTATTGAATGCAGGCGATGAAGGCGATACTTATAAGTGGTTCAGAGATGGCGAAATTATTTCAGGTGAAGTATTATCGACATTAAGTGTGGATATTAGTGGTACTTATACTGTAGAAGTATTGAATAGTGGCTTATGTGCAGCAAATGATATGATATTGGTTCGATTTTTCGAAAGTCCTGTTATTCTGGATTTTCCTTTAACACTTCAGGCATGTCAGGGTGAGATAATTAATCTGACTGCGGACGTGTCAGGTTTTTCGGGATTACAGTGGTTTTATGAAGGAAATCCGATTTCCGGTTCTGACACTCCCTCTTTAATGATAAATAATTCCGGCTTGTATAGTATAGAAGCAGTGAATTTGGGTGGCTGCACAACTAAGCGAGATGTGTCTGTGGAATTCAAATCAATTCCTGAGATTGGTTTTCAGAATAATATTACAGCTTGTATTGGTTTTGAAGTGTTGTTAAGTGCCACCAATATTGCTTCTACATATGCCTGGGCAAGAAATGGAATTGTATTACCTGAAAATACAGCAAGTATAAGTGTATTTCAATCAGGCATTTATAGTGTTACTGTTACTAATGAATTTGGTTGTAAAGCAAGTGATACTTCAGATATACTTTTTGTAACAGGCCCATCTCTCACATTAGGACCGGACAGGACAATCTGTCAGGGAGAAAACCTAAGTATCGTAGCAACATCCAATGGAAGTGAAATCAGATGGCTAAGAGACGGTGAAGTCCTGACAGGGCAGTCTGATTTTACTTTGAACGTCACACAGACTGGAGAATACATTGCTATTGTTAAAGGTGGGATGCCGGTATGTGAAGTCCGTGATACCGTTTTTGTGACTGTGAATGTCCGGCCTAATGTTTTTTTGGGGGATGACAGGACTATTTGCAGAGGTGTTGATCTGACTTTGGACGCAGGAAGTGCTTTGACTTCTTACAGATGGACATTGAATGGCAACTTTCTTTCAGATACCCGCACAGTCGATGTAACTCAAACAGGTCTCTACAGAGTTGAAGTTACCAATAGTTTTAACTGTTCCGGATCGGATGAAGTAAATATCAGAATATCTGAATTGCCTATATTGGATTTTCCGGCTACTTTTGATATTTGTGAAGGCAATTCAATAAGTATTTCACCCACAACCAATGCAGTCAGTTTTCAATGGTTTAAAGACAATGTTATACTGCCCGGACAAACATCCGCAGTATTAATGGTTAATCAATCCGGTACATATAAACTTGTTGGATCTAATGCGGATAATTGTTCTGTTGAAAAATCAGCTTTAGTAACAGTCCGGCCACTTCCACAGGTAAATCTGGGTACCGACATATCATTGTGCCCCGATGAAACTGTAACATTGGATGCCGGTGCACACCAAAGTTATAATTGGTCCAATGGCGCTGTTACTCAAAGTATTAATATCAATGCGGGTATGCCGACCACATTACAGACTCAAAGTTATAGTGTAATTGTGACTAACATGTTTAATTGTACTGCTATGGACGAAATTAAAATCAGTGTTTCTCCGGTAGTAACAGGTAGTATCGCTTCAGATAAACCCGGTGTATGTAACGGTGAGCCTGTGACCCTGACAGTGTCAGGAGGGAAGTTTTATTTATGGTCCGGACCACAAGGCACTATTTCTGATCTGAACGGTAAGAGTACCATAGTTACTCCTGAAAGTACATCGATTTATACTGTAGTAATTTCTGATGATTGCCCGGGAAATACAGATACTAAAACAATAGAAATTAAGGTTTTCGAACCTGTAGATATCACCGCAGGTAATGATACCTGTGTAATTCTGGGGAGAAGTATTCGATTAAATGCATCCGGTGGCATCCGCTATGATTGGGATAACAAAGATTTAATAGAAGGTCCTTCAAATATTGCAAATCCGGTTATCAGGCCGACAGCAGAGACTTTGTTTTCCGTAAATATTACCGATCGGAATGGATGTATTTACACGGATGATGTGCTTGTTTGTATTATTGAAGATCCATTGAAATTCTTTAAAGCAGTAAGTATCATTACCCCGAATGGTGATGGTATGAACGATGATCTTTATTTTGCTGGTCTCGAAGCATTTCCTGATAATACTTTGGTAATTTACAATCGTTGGGGAAATGTGGTGTATCAGGCAAATGGATATCAGGACAGGACTCAGAATTTGTTTGATGGGCACAGAAACGGAGAACGATTACCTGCAGACACTTATTACTATGTATTGTCCTTCAACGGAGAAGTTTTTAAAAGTTCACTCACGATATTGTGGGATTAA